From the Streptomyces sp. NBC_00376 genome, one window contains:
- a CDS encoding saccharopine dehydrogenase family protein: MRILALGGPGAMGAVAVRVAAGLPGVTEIVVADRNLEAARTLVRRLNEDGTGGAPMRALKVDVTDSGALRAALEGADVVLNTVGPYYRFGLTVLRAAITTGTHYLDICDDWEPTLQMLDLDEEARAAGVRAVVGMGASPGVSNLLATRAVRQLDHVQDLYTAWPVDVSGSGGDDEQLSDPDGRPSAAAVHWMEQISGKVAVVSDGRLVHRRPLRPVALSVSAGHTGTAYTVGHPEPVTLHRSFGPAGEAANLMVVTPGTVAYLDVLRRDIDAGKLTNETAAAELAKPSVSRALRATAGAMTRKGPGSLPPFFATATGTRDGRRATALARLADTPGASALLNDMAEATGLPLALGLAQLLDGTGGHLGVHPPETAIDADRFFLDLARHVPDLPGDDGPRDGVIIDVTPAR, from the coding sequence ATGAGGATTCTGGCTCTCGGAGGCCCTGGAGCAATGGGTGCCGTAGCGGTACGTGTGGCGGCCGGACTCCCCGGCGTCACCGAGATCGTGGTGGCCGACCGGAACCTGGAGGCGGCCCGGACGCTGGTGCGCCGGCTCAACGAGGACGGCACGGGTGGCGCGCCGATGCGTGCGCTGAAGGTGGACGTGACCGACAGTGGCGCCCTGCGCGCCGCCCTGGAGGGCGCGGACGTCGTCCTCAACACCGTCGGCCCGTACTACCGCTTCGGCCTGACCGTGCTGCGAGCCGCGATCACGACCGGCACCCACTACCTGGACATCTGCGACGACTGGGAGCCGACCCTGCAGATGCTCGACCTGGACGAGGAGGCCCGGGCCGCCGGGGTCCGTGCCGTGGTGGGAATGGGTGCCAGCCCCGGTGTCAGCAATCTGCTGGCCACCCGTGCCGTCCGGCAGCTGGACCATGTCCAGGATCTGTACACCGCATGGCCCGTCGACGTCTCCGGCAGCGGTGGGGACGACGAGCAGCTGAGCGACCCAGACGGGCGCCCCAGCGCGGCCGCCGTGCACTGGATGGAGCAGATCAGCGGGAAAGTGGCGGTGGTCAGCGACGGACGGCTCGTCCACCGGCGGCCACTCCGGCCGGTCGCCCTCTCCGTATCCGCCGGACACACCGGCACGGCCTACACCGTCGGCCACCCCGAGCCAGTCACCCTGCACCGCAGCTTCGGACCGGCCGGCGAGGCCGCCAACCTCATGGTCGTCACACCGGGCACGGTGGCCTACCTCGATGTCCTGCGCCGCGACATCGACGCCGGCAAACTCACCAACGAGACCGCGGCAGCCGAACTCGCCAAGCCCTCGGTGTCCCGCGCGCTGCGGGCCACCGCAGGCGCCATGACCCGCAAGGGGCCCGGGTCACTGCCCCCGTTCTTCGCTACCGCCACGGGCACCCGCGACGGCCGCCGCGCCACCGCCCTGGCCCGGCTCGCCGATACACCCGGCGCCTCGGCGCTGCTCAACGACATGGCGGAGGCAACCGGTCTGCCCCTGGCGCTGGGGCTCGCGCAACTACTGGACGGCACCGGTGGTCACCTCGGCGTCCACCCGCCGGAGACAGCCATCGACGCCGACCGCTTCTTCCTCGACCTGGCACGCCACGTGCCCGACCTTCCCGGCGACGACGGCCCTCGCGACGGCGTGATCATCGACGTGACCCCGGCCCGGTGA
- a CDS encoding GNAT family N-acetyltransferase, giving the protein MSGCSCDLFVELHADPQVNRFVGAFSRRQALERLTGIERQWDERGHGLCAIEFTSSGAFVGRSGLQYWEQFDEVELGLDPPSGSLGARVCDRGRSSVPGLGFCHT; this is encoded by the coding sequence CTGAGCGGTTGCTCCTGCGACCTCTTCGTCGAACTTCATGCTGACCCGCAGGTCAACCGCTTCGTAGGAGCCTTCTCGCGGCGACAAGCGCTGGAACGACTCACTGGGATCGAGCGGCAGTGGGATGAACGAGGTCATGGTCTGTGCGCCATTGAGTTCACGTCGAGCGGCGCATTCGTCGGTCGAAGCGGTCTGCAGTACTGGGAACAGTTCGATGAAGTGGAACTGGGGTTGGACCCTCCGAGCGGATCACTGGGGGCACGGGTATGCGACCGAGGCCGCTCAAGCGTGCCTGGACTGGGGTTTTGCCACACTTGA
- a CDS encoding terpene synthase family protein, with product MSHTRSPDARTLPMPDLRGSFPGPFATSPYADAIEEQTAHWLGTFPLVGSPGEAKALCNITAQGVARLLPTADRDGVFLCADLFLWLTAFDDVHGEAEGGRDTARLVRRISHCVHVLAGHDEPAVDDDAGIAALRELLHRFRERATPTQYLRLTAHLRDNLFGILWEAHHLDRPDKVTLSDYYAMRPHTVFVRTVMTTAEVVLGYELTEDQRASAAVRELEKAVAHLAGWINDLASYVKETDHGGQTPLSLPTLLIRHRECDLEGAFRLASRMCEDQASTARLRLTELAATGENALADHAHAMEAVAASYVWHIGHARYQR from the coding sequence ATGAGCCACACCCGCAGCCCGGACGCGCGCACCCTGCCGATGCCCGACCTCCGAGGCTCTTTCCCCGGCCCCTTCGCCACCAGCCCGTATGCCGACGCCATCGAGGAGCAGACCGCCCACTGGCTAGGCACCTTCCCCTTGGTCGGTTCACCCGGCGAGGCGAAGGCCCTCTGCAACATCACGGCCCAGGGGGTGGCTCGTCTCCTGCCCACGGCGGACCGGGACGGCGTGTTCCTCTGCGCCGATCTCTTTCTGTGGCTCACCGCGTTCGACGACGTACACGGCGAGGCCGAAGGAGGCCGTGACACAGCCCGTCTGGTCCGCCGCATCAGTCACTGTGTCCACGTGCTGGCCGGTCACGACGAGCCGGCGGTCGATGACGACGCCGGCATCGCCGCCCTGCGGGAGCTCCTGCACCGGTTCCGGGAACGAGCCACGCCCACGCAGTATCTACGGCTCACCGCGCACCTGCGGGACAACCTCTTCGGCATCCTCTGGGAGGCCCATCACCTCGACAGGCCCGACAAGGTCACCCTGAGCGACTATTACGCGATGCGCCCGCACACGGTCTTCGTCCGAACCGTCATGACGACCGCGGAAGTCGTGCTCGGATACGAACTCACCGAGGATCAGCGAGCCTCGGCAGCAGTGCGGGAACTGGAGAAGGCCGTTGCCCACCTTGCCGGGTGGATCAACGACCTTGCCTCGTACGTGAAGGAGACGGATCACGGTGGCCAGACTCCTCTGAGCCTGCCGACACTGCTGATCCGACACCGCGAGTGCGACCTCGAAGGGGCGTTCCGCCTGGCCTCCCGCATGTGCGAAGACCAAGCCTCCACCGCACGCCTTCGACTCACCGAACTCGCCGCTACCGGCGAGAACGCACTCGCTGATCACGCTCACGCCATGGAAGCCGTCGCAGCCTCCTACGTGTGGCACATAGGGCACGCCCGCTACCAGCGTTAG
- a CDS encoding flavin-containing monooxygenase, which yields MTDPHTTNPAPHEATGASPGHVSVVIVGAGFAGLGTAIRLLQEGYRDLLILERADEVGGTWRDNAYPGCACDVPSRLYSFSFAPNPTWSRRFAPQKEIERYLKRCVARYGLTPRLRLGCELQRATWDPERLRWDLDTSTGPLSAGLLVMAQGPLSEPAIPSLPGLEGFTGEAFHSAGWKHDLDLSAKRVGVIGTGASAVQFIPHLQRTAQQVTVFQRTPSWIAPRRDRPVPAWQRRLFRLAPTAQRLARGWEYMTREATLPALLGNRTMAALGRREALAHLQRQVKDPELRSKLTPDYALGCKRVLLSDNYYPALVQPNVHVVTDPIAGVGPNAVLTTPRSGAQAAPGGVASADTAYPVDVLIFGTGFRVTDASYAQRVIGGDGRSLHEVWQGSPQAHLGTTVAGFPNLFLMAGPNTGVGHTSLIHMIESQINYLVSTLRLMRSRGLGSVDVRAETQHAYNAELQNRMAPTVWAAGGCSGWYQDRTGRVTTIWPASTWKFRRRTRAIDPGEYVLTAPRVAPDQFISDGSVRAGVGEAQPES from the coding sequence ATGACCGACCCGCACACCACGAACCCGGCCCCGCACGAAGCAACCGGAGCCTCGCCCGGACACGTATCCGTCGTCATCGTCGGCGCGGGATTCGCGGGCCTCGGCACAGCCATCCGACTGCTGCAGGAGGGCTACCGCGACCTGCTGATACTGGAGCGGGCCGATGAGGTCGGCGGCACGTGGCGGGACAACGCCTATCCCGGGTGCGCCTGTGACGTGCCCTCGCGTCTGTACTCGTTCTCGTTCGCTCCCAACCCCACCTGGAGCAGGCGCTTCGCGCCTCAGAAAGAGATCGAGCGGTACCTGAAGCGCTGCGTCGCCCGATACGGCCTGACGCCCCGCCTTCGACTCGGCTGCGAACTGCAGCGCGCCACCTGGGACCCCGAGCGGCTGCGCTGGGACCTGGACACCAGCACCGGACCGCTCAGCGCCGGACTGCTCGTGATGGCCCAAGGGCCCCTTTCGGAGCCGGCCATCCCCTCGCTGCCCGGCCTGGAAGGTTTCACCGGAGAAGCGTTCCACTCCGCCGGATGGAAGCACGACCTGGACCTCTCGGCCAAGCGGGTGGGCGTGATCGGCACCGGCGCGAGCGCCGTCCAGTTCATCCCTCACCTGCAGCGCACGGCCCAGCAGGTGACTGTCTTTCAGCGCACTCCGTCATGGATCGCCCCGCGCCGGGATCGGCCGGTACCAGCGTGGCAACGTCGCCTGTTCCGGCTGGCCCCGACGGCGCAGCGACTGGCGCGAGGCTGGGAGTACATGACTCGGGAGGCGACGTTGCCAGCACTGCTCGGCAACCGCACCATGGCCGCGCTGGGGCGTCGGGAGGCACTGGCCCATCTGCAGCGCCAGGTCAAGGACCCCGAGCTGCGGTCCAAGCTGACCCCGGACTACGCACTGGGCTGCAAGCGGGTCCTGCTTTCCGACAACTACTACCCGGCACTGGTTCAACCCAACGTCCATGTCGTCACCGACCCGATCGCGGGCGTCGGACCGAACGCGGTCCTCACGACCCCGCGCAGCGGCGCTCAAGCCGCACCCGGTGGCGTCGCATCCGCCGACACCGCGTATCCAGTGGACGTACTGATCTTCGGAACCGGATTCCGTGTCACCGACGCCTCCTACGCTCAGCGCGTCATAGGCGGTGACGGACGGTCCCTGCACGAGGTCTGGCAAGGCAGCCCGCAGGCACACCTCGGTACGACCGTCGCGGGATTCCCCAACCTGTTCCTGATGGCAGGACCCAACACGGGCGTGGGACACACCAGCCTCATCCACATGATCGAGTCGCAGATCAACTACCTCGTCAGCACCCTGCGGCTGATGCGGAGCCGCGGTCTGGGCTCCGTGGACGTGCGCGCGGAGACGCAGCACGCGTACAACGCCGAACTGCAGAACCGGATGGCCCCCACGGTCTGGGCCGCGGGCGGTTGTTCCGGCTGGTACCAGGACCGCACGGGCCGTGTCACCACCATCTGGCCCGCGTCGACCTGGAAGTTTCGCCGTCGGACCCGAGCCATCGACCCGGGTGAGTACGTACTGACGGCGCCGCGCGTCGCCCCGGACCAGTTCATCTCCGACGGGTCCGTCCGCGCGGGCGTTGGCGAAGCGCAGCCAGAGTCATGA
- a CDS encoding NUDIX domain-containing protein encodes MTSRPGVDTPDHRGRTGLHLAGRDLDRNPDVRIRDVELTSQGWHVLRRTTFDYRRRDGRWETQQRETYDRGNGAVVLPYDTEHGCVLLTRQFRYPAYANGHPDGMLIEAAAGLLDAEDPHTAIRRESAEELGLRLGPLTHVLDAYMSPGSVTERLHFFAAPYSAADRVGTGGGLEEEGEDIEVLELPFAEALAMTRDGRITDGKTVLLLQWAALYGPFTQQQNA; translated from the coding sequence GTGACGAGCCGCCCGGGTGTCGACACCCCCGATCACCGCGGGCGCACCGGTCTCCACCTCGCCGGACGCGACCTCGACCGCAACCCCGACGTCCGGATACGCGACGTCGAACTCACTTCCCAGGGCTGGCACGTCCTTCGCCGCACCACCTTCGACTACCGGCGCCGCGACGGACGGTGGGAGACCCAGCAGCGTGAGACCTACGACCGCGGCAACGGTGCCGTCGTCCTGCCCTACGACACCGAACACGGCTGTGTCCTGCTCACCCGTCAGTTCCGCTACCCGGCCTACGCGAACGGCCACCCCGACGGCATGCTCATCGAGGCGGCGGCCGGACTGCTCGACGCGGAAGACCCGCACACCGCGATCCGCCGCGAGAGCGCCGAGGAACTCGGCCTCAGACTCGGCCCGCTCACCCACGTGCTTGACGCCTACATGAGTCCAGGCTCCGTCACCGAGCGCCTCCATTTCTTCGCCGCCCCCTACTCCGCGGCCGACCGGGTCGGCACAGGTGGAGGACTCGAGGAAGAGGGGGAGGACATCGAGGTCCTCGAGCTTCCCTTCGCCGAGGCCCTCGCCATGACCCGCGACGGACGCATCACCGACGGCAAGACCGTCCTGCTCCTGCAATGGGCAGCCCTGTACGGGCCCTTCACCCAACAGCAGAACGCCTGA
- a CDS encoding SMI1/KNR4 family protein yields MGDVQLAWQRLVDWLETNAPTTASSILAPAPPAAITAAEERMCVVFPVELRTWLQASGAGNDAEGVTEGVVPGNRDLLGLAAMERTYHFKMEIERDDPSDDPEFPFWHEQWIPIISDDDACYGKFLDARSGQIGSFGDGDAPSFGVHESLTVLFSETVVLMEQISAGAQGATGRVQGGRLIWD; encoded by the coding sequence ATGGGGGACGTGCAGTTGGCGTGGCAGCGATTGGTGGACTGGCTGGAGACGAATGCACCGACGACTGCGTCGTCGATCCTTGCTCCCGCTCCGCCGGCAGCGATCACTGCGGCTGAGGAGCGCATGTGCGTCGTTTTCCCGGTTGAGCTTCGGACGTGGCTCCAGGCATCCGGGGCCGGCAATGACGCTGAGGGTGTCACGGAGGGGGTCGTGCCCGGCAACCGCGATTTGCTGGGACTCGCGGCCATGGAGCGGACGTACCACTTCAAGATGGAGATCGAGCGCGACGACCCGTCCGACGATCCGGAGTTTCCCTTCTGGCATGAGCAGTGGATTCCGATCATCTCGGACGATGATGCTTGTTACGGCAAGTTCCTGGATGCGCGTAGCGGTCAGATCGGTTCATTCGGCGATGGGGATGCGCCATCCTTCGGAGTTCACGAGTCACTGACCGTTCTGTTCAGCGAGACGGTCGTCCTCATGGAGCAGATTTCTGCGGGGGCGCAGGGCGCAACTGGACGTGTTCAGGGCGGCAGGCTGATCTGGGACTGA
- a CDS encoding ATP-binding protein, translating into MGTGAGALTSLVGRRAETARIAGLLSGARLVTLTGVGGVGKTRLALRVASDVAGSFPDGVHVAELADLRDPELLATSVLGDLDVARPGRPGADATAALVARLGERRVLLVLDNCEHLVDACARLADTLLRSAPGLHVLATSRQPLGIAGEQVFPVEPLPVPESGDVAGAGRRVRALSGNPAVALFAERAAAVRPGFTVTESEAAAVAELVRRLDGLPFAIELAAARVRSLTPREILERLTDRFALLTGGSRVAADRQRTLRALIDWSHELCTERERLLWARACVFRGGFDLDGLERVCADAELPAAALLDTLDALVARSIINCRQENGRSLYHMLETVREYGHERLVASGSLDALRARHRDHYAELTAWAGQEWFGARQVDWFTRLRLDRPNLRAALEFCLERPGQARAGLALAVSPRHYWLTAGLLSEGRRWLSLLLAADRAHGGPDTDLRIRALVTDTYLGILQGAPDTEVQSALAACEKAARLGGHRQESAWVWHHHGILAVWREDFAGAAGLFSRACTEFRVQECLDAALECRVKFAIAHAYGGDVVKAAEACGEVEDAARARGESWLHGMALLARALLARRADVPGEAIGHARAAIGLLRPFEDWWDVAMCVEVIAWSTRDAPRRAARLLGVLHLLWGALGGRLGSAPFMRGQHLRFEAGVREALSGAVFEREFRRGARATVDDAMAYVLDAPAGTPGLTRRESQVAELVAAGLTNKDIAVRLTIAQRTAENHVERILGKLGLTSRTQLAVWTYEQRDAPAGN; encoded by the coding sequence ATGGGGACGGGGGCAGGCGCGTTGACGTCGCTGGTCGGGCGGCGGGCGGAGACGGCACGAATCGCGGGACTGCTGTCCGGTGCCCGCCTGGTGACGCTCACCGGGGTCGGTGGTGTGGGCAAGACGCGGCTGGCGCTGCGGGTGGCCTCGGACGTGGCGGGATCGTTCCCCGACGGGGTGCACGTTGCCGAGCTGGCCGATCTGCGGGATCCCGAGCTGCTCGCGACGAGTGTCCTGGGCGACCTCGACGTGGCCCGTCCGGGGCGCCCGGGTGCAGATGCGACGGCCGCGCTGGTGGCCCGGCTGGGCGAGCGGCGTGTCCTGCTCGTCCTGGACAACTGCGAGCATCTGGTCGACGCCTGCGCCCGGCTCGCCGACACGCTGCTGCGTTCCGCCCCCGGGCTGCATGTGCTGGCGACGAGCCGGCAGCCACTCGGGATCGCGGGCGAGCAGGTCTTTCCGGTGGAGCCGCTGCCCGTGCCGGAGTCGGGTGACGTCGCGGGCGCGGGGCGCCGGGTGCGTGCTCTGAGCGGCAATCCGGCGGTCGCGCTGTTCGCCGAGCGGGCCGCCGCCGTGCGGCCCGGTTTCACGGTGACGGAGTCCGAAGCCGCCGCCGTCGCCGAGCTGGTGCGTCGTCTGGACGGGCTGCCCTTCGCGATCGAGCTGGCCGCCGCGCGCGTCCGGAGCCTGACGCCGCGGGAGATCCTGGAGCGGCTCACGGACCGGTTCGCGCTGCTGACCGGGGGCAGCCGCGTCGCCGCGGACCGGCAGCGCACCCTGCGCGCGCTGATCGACTGGAGCCATGAGCTGTGCACGGAGCGCGAGCGGCTGCTGTGGGCGCGGGCCTGCGTGTTCCGGGGCGGTTTCGACCTCGACGGGCTTGAGCGAGTCTGCGCGGACGCCGAGCTGCCGGCGGCCGCGCTGCTCGACACGCTCGACGCCCTGGTGGCCAGGTCGATCATCAACTGCCGCCAGGAGAACGGACGTTCGCTCTATCACATGCTGGAGACGGTACGGGAGTACGGGCACGAGCGGCTGGTCGCGTCGGGCTCTCTCGACGCGCTCCGCGCCCGCCACCGGGACCACTACGCGGAGCTGACCGCGTGGGCCGGGCAGGAGTGGTTCGGGGCCCGGCAGGTCGACTGGTTCACGCGGCTGCGGCTGGACCGTCCGAACCTGCGCGCGGCCCTGGAGTTCTGTCTGGAACGGCCCGGGCAGGCGCGGGCCGGTCTGGCGCTGGCCGTGTCGCCCCGGCACTACTGGCTCACGGCGGGGCTGCTGTCCGAGGGGCGCCGCTGGCTGTCGCTGCTGCTCGCCGCCGACCGGGCGCACGGCGGCCCGGACACGGACCTGCGGATCCGGGCGCTGGTCACCGACACGTATCTGGGCATTCTGCAGGGTGCCCCGGACACCGAGGTGCAAAGCGCCCTCGCCGCGTGCGAGAAGGCGGCACGGCTCGGCGGTCATCGGCAGGAGTCGGCGTGGGTGTGGCATCACCACGGGATCCTCGCCGTCTGGCGCGAGGACTTCGCGGGCGCCGCCGGGCTGTTCTCGCGGGCGTGCACCGAGTTCCGTGTGCAGGAGTGTCTCGACGCGGCGCTCGAGTGCCGGGTCAAGTTCGCCATCGCGCACGCCTACGGGGGTGACGTCGTGAAGGCCGCCGAGGCGTGCGGTGAGGTCGAGGACGCCGCCCGGGCGCGGGGCGAGTCGTGGCTGCACGGGATGGCGCTGCTCGCCCGTGCCCTGCTGGCGCGGCGCGCGGACGTGCCCGGGGAAGCGATCGGGCACGCCCGGGCGGCCATCGGCCTGCTGCGGCCGTTCGAGGACTGGTGGGACGTTGCCATGTGCGTGGAGGTGATCGCGTGGAGCACGCGGGACGCGCCGCGGCGCGCGGCCCGGCTGCTCGGTGTGCTGCACCTGTTGTGGGGGGCGCTGGGCGGGCGGCTCGGCTCGGCGCCGTTCATGCGCGGGCAGCATCTGCGCTTCGAGGCGGGGGTGCGAGAGGCGTTGTCCGGGGCGGTCTTCGAGCGGGAGTTCCGGCGCGGGGCACGGGCGACGGTGGACGACGCGATGGCATACGTACTGGACGCCCCGGCCGGGACGCCGGGGCTGACGCGGCGTGAGAGCCAGGTCGCGGAGCTGGTCGCCGCGGGACTCACGAACAAGGACATCGCGGTGCGGCTGACGATCGCACAGCGCACCGCGGAGAACCATGTCGAGCGCATCCTCGGCAAGCTGGGGCTCACGTCGCGCACGCAGCTGGCGGTGTGGACGTACGAGCAGCGTGACGCGCCTGCCGGGAACTGA
- a CDS encoding GNAT family N-acetyltransferase, with translation MKWNWGWTLRADHWGHGYATEAAQACLDWGFATLDNDYFTALMRPGNEASVKVAERLGFSPRRELQGSPVTVYALELRPGQGGTTARIPRSRPRPAADHVLPPAVGPDGPTPHTVSSRQARHAARTSTPPAACAT, from the coding sequence ATGAAGTGGAACTGGGGTTGGACCCTCCGAGCGGATCACTGGGGGCACGGGTATGCGACCGAGGCCGCTCAAGCGTGCCTGGACTGGGGTTTTGCCACACTTGATAACGACTACTTCACGGCTCTCATGCGGCCGGGCAACGAGGCGTCGGTGAAGGTGGCCGAGCGTCTGGGGTTCTCGCCGCGTCGCGAGCTGCAGGGCAGCCCAGTCACGGTGTATGCCCTGGAACTGCGGCCCGGGCAGGGAGGAACCACTGCTCGAATCCCACGGAGTCGGCCCCGGCCCGCAGCGGATCACGTACTACCACCTGCTGTGGGACCTGACGGGCCGACGCCGCACACCGTCAGTTCCCGGCAGGCGCGTCACGCTGCTCGTACGTCCACACCGCCAGCTGCGTGCGCGACGTGA
- a CDS encoding DeoR/GlpR family DNA-binding transcription regulator, which yields MLAAERREYLLDLLARTGKIVAKDVAADLGISEDSVRRDLRDLAAEGLCQRVYGGALPASPAVVDYDARQTVTRDGKQKVASVAAALVRPGSSVILDGGTTALAVARALPKELACTVITHSPTIATALINHPRAELFLLGGRVFKHSAVTCGAAAVEAAQNVSAELCLLGVTGVHPEAGLTTADADEAAMKRALSARAADTYILASSEKIGTASPYRVLSWEKITGLITDADPHDTVVEQLKTLGVEVLVAS from the coding sequence ATGCTGGCCGCTGAACGACGTGAGTACCTGCTCGATCTGCTCGCCCGCACGGGAAAGATCGTGGCCAAGGATGTCGCCGCCGACCTGGGCATCTCCGAGGACAGCGTGCGGCGCGACCTGCGGGACCTCGCCGCAGAGGGGCTGTGCCAGAGGGTGTACGGCGGCGCGCTGCCCGCGTCTCCCGCAGTGGTGGATTACGACGCCCGGCAGACGGTGACCCGGGACGGCAAACAGAAGGTTGCCTCAGTGGCCGCCGCACTGGTGCGGCCCGGCAGCTCGGTGATCCTTGATGGCGGCACCACCGCCCTCGCCGTGGCTCGGGCGCTCCCGAAGGAGCTCGCCTGCACCGTGATCACCCACAGCCCGACGATCGCCACCGCTCTGATCAACCACCCACGGGCCGAGCTCTTCCTTCTCGGAGGGCGCGTCTTCAAGCACTCGGCGGTCACCTGCGGCGCCGCCGCAGTCGAGGCCGCGCAGAACGTCTCCGCCGAACTCTGCCTGCTCGGCGTTACCGGCGTCCACCCCGAGGCCGGACTGACCACCGCAGACGCCGACGAGGCGGCAATGAAACGCGCCCTGTCCGCACGGGCCGCGGACACCTACATCCTCGCCTCCTCCGAGAAGATCGGGACGGCCTCGCCGTACCGCGTCCTGTCGTGGGAGAAGATCACCGGGCTGATCACCGACGCCGATCCCCACGACACAGTCGTCGAGCAGCTCAAGACACTCGGCGTGGAGGTCCTCGTGGCCAGTTGA
- a CDS encoding cytochrome P450, with translation MTPDIDVTADMDVPPTAPGRLPLIGHVVPLLKDRLEFVERLRTYGPIVRMSVGLKKVTVVNSHELIHEMLTSKSGSFSKGLLGEKLKLFGQSALPVAEGEPHLRRRRLLQPAFHRERISGYVDTMRETVEPSITGWREGELLDLKTVMGLMAQDVAMSVLCSFRAEQERARAILDAVDTVFTAAIWRTMVPVSSLERLPTRSNRRLKAARSLLRSEVADIIAERRAAPDAHDDLVTLLLEARDETGAPLPDNEILSEIIGLLAAGSETTGVMLAWLFHELGRDPELERRLHEEVDSVVGEGPITAEHVPRLAFTRRLVSETLRLHHAGWLVTRQATKPVCLGQASLPAGEQVLWSPYALHRDPALYPDPLRFDPDRWLPERPQPPRGAFIPFGSGKRMCIGDAFAWTEAIVITAFIASRWRLRPVPGATVEPVGLLTVHPSDPRMVAETRQRAVAGAAA, from the coding sequence GTGACACCTGACATAGATGTGACTGCCGACATGGACGTTCCGCCGACAGCTCCGGGGAGGCTGCCGCTCATCGGACACGTCGTGCCCCTGCTCAAGGACCGTCTGGAGTTCGTCGAACGCCTGCGCACATACGGGCCGATCGTCCGTATGTCGGTCGGCCTCAAGAAGGTGACCGTGGTCAACTCCCATGAGCTGATCCACGAAATGCTCACCAGCAAGTCCGGCTCTTTCTCCAAGGGGCTGCTGGGCGAGAAGCTCAAGCTCTTCGGTCAGTCGGCCCTGCCGGTCGCGGAAGGCGAGCCCCACCTGCGTAGGCGCCGCCTGCTCCAGCCCGCCTTCCACCGCGAGCGGATCAGCGGGTACGTCGACACCATGCGGGAAACGGTGGAGCCGTCCATCACGGGCTGGCGTGAGGGGGAACTGCTGGACCTGAAAACCGTAATGGGGCTCATGGCCCAGGACGTCGCCATGTCAGTGCTGTGCTCCTTCCGCGCGGAGCAGGAACGAGCGCGCGCGATCCTCGACGCCGTCGACACGGTCTTCACGGCCGCCATCTGGCGCACCATGGTGCCCGTGTCCTCGCTGGAACGGCTGCCCACCCGCAGCAACCGGCGGCTCAAGGCCGCCCGCAGCCTGCTGCGCAGCGAGGTGGCGGACATCATCGCGGAGCGCCGGGCGGCCCCTGACGCCCACGATGACCTCGTGACACTGCTCCTGGAGGCCCGGGACGAAACCGGTGCGCCACTGCCCGACAACGAGATCCTGTCGGAGATCATCGGGCTGCTGGCCGCGGGCTCAGAGACGACGGGAGTCATGCTGGCCTGGCTGTTCCACGAGCTGGGCCGCGACCCCGAGCTGGAGCGCAGGCTGCACGAAGAGGTCGACTCCGTGGTCGGAGAGGGCCCGATCACCGCCGAGCACGTCCCCCGACTCGCCTTCACCCGCAGACTGGTCAGTGAGACCCTGCGCCTGCACCACGCCGGCTGGCTGGTGACCCGGCAGGCCACCAAGCCCGTGTGCCTCGGGCAGGCCAGCTTGCCGGCGGGGGAGCAGGTGCTGTGGAGTCCCTACGCACTGCACCGGGACCCGGCCCTGTACCCCGACCCGCTGCGCTTCGACCCCGACCGCTGGCTGCCGGAGCGCCCCCAGCCGCCGAGAGGCGCCTTCATCCCCTTCGGGTCAGGAAAACGCATGTGCATCGGCGACGCGTTCGCCTGGACGGAGGCGATCGTCATCACGGCGTTCATCGCGTCCCGCTGGCGGCTGCGGCCCGTTCCGGGCGCCACCGTGGAGCCGGTCGGGCTGCTCACCGTGCATCCGTCGGACCCTCGTATGGTCGCCGAAACCAGGCAGCGGGCCGTCGCTGGGGCAGCCGCATGA